The DNA window AACAGCGAGGCGTAGATCAGCGTGGTCAAGGGATTGGCCGCAAAGGCCGCGGCGAAATCGCCGCGGGCGCACGCCAAAAATGCGCGCGTGGCGCCGCACGTGGGGCACGGCAAACCGAACAAGTCATACATCACGCAGCGCGGCAAGAGGTGTGCAAGCGGCGCTGCAAATTTCAGCGCGAGCACGCTCAACAGCAAAAGCGAGGCGAATCCGATGCTCGTCCAAAGTTGTTGCCGCATGGCAAGCTCCGGCCTCACGTTATTGCGGCAAATTGAGATTTGACAGGACATCGGCAAACCGAAAGAGAAAATATGACGCGAACCCGCAACATAAAATGAGCGGCAAGAACGCAGCAAGCGCGACGCGCGGCGTCGAACTCTGATGAAATTCGCGCCAGCCGGTGAGCACAATGCTGAGTTGCCAAAACATCGCGATAATCCCGCCGCACACCGGCAAGACGCTGAGCAATTGCGGCCCGAAACTGTAACACAACGCGCGAAAGGTCGCTTCCCAGCCGCTTCTTCCGCTGCCCACCAAAAGCAAACAGACATGAAAAATCGCGGCAGACACGAAAATGACGAGGGTCATCCAAAACGGCAAAACCAGCACATACAAACCGTATTGCTCCCGCCCGAACTCCAAACTGAATTCGCGTTCGAGCTGCTCCAGAAGCGGAAACGAATCCATCATCTGGCTTTGCCAAAACAGCGAGATCAGGCCGGCCGTCATCCAAACCAGCAGGGCGAACAAGAGCGCGGAACCAATGTTGCCGGTGGGCAAGGTGCGCCGAAAAAATTCCGAGGGGCGCAAGGTGGCGTCGCTCAAGGTTTGGCTCAAGCCGCGCAGAAAGCCGAGGTTCGCGCGATCTTCCCAGTCGGTCGGACGTTTTGCTTCAGTCCGCGGCGGCGGCGAGAAAGGCTCGTAAGCATCCGGAAACGCCGGCACCGGCGCGGCGGCTTCTGCAGGCGGCGGGGGCGCTTGCGCGTTGAATTCAAACAAGCCTTCATCACCAATCGGCGCGCCGCAATAAGGACAGAATTGCGCCTCGACCGTCGAGATCTCACGTTGACATTTTTTGCATGCGGGCATATGAAAGTACCTTAGCAAGTTCCAGCCATGAAGGCATTCTCACATCAGTTTCAAATCTATAAACGCAGGGATATCGTCGTTTGGTGAGATCGTCAACACGAGGGCGTTAGCGAAGATAAGCGATAATCGTCGTGGCGCCGGCGAACGCACACTCGTCTGGCCGACTCCGAACGCAGGCACAGCCGTTATGGACTCCGGTTTGATCAAACAACATAATGGCCATTTTCTTGCGCCGTCAATTCCCGGACTTTTGTTTTGAGCTGACTTAAATCCGAGGATTTGACGAGATAAGCATCCGCCGACCAACTGGTGAAATCACTCATGTATGTCGAATACGCAGAATTCAAAATGATCTTCAGGTTGCGATTTTCCTGCATCAGATCGCGCACGACTTCCAGGCCGTTTTCGCCGTTTAGTTTGATATCGACAATCGCAAGATCGACCTGGCGATTTCTGGTTTGCTCGCGGGCGGCGCGGCCGTCCGCCGTGGCAATCACCTGATAACCCAGAGCTTCCAACTCCTGAGAATAAAGCGTGCGCAAATTTTTTTCATCCTCGACCACGAGAATCGTTTTCATATTGCCTTTCCTTGTATTCACTTCTTCCTAAAACCGGCTAATCTTGGCAATAGCTGAAGACCGCGAGTTGAGATTAGTGGCTGCCTTAAAAAGATCGAGTCGAAAAGATAAAAAAATCATCGAGAAAAGCAAGGCATTCCTGTTTTCTTTTGTGAATCTTTTTCATATTTTGCCGCGGTATTGCTTTGCACAAGGATGCGGATTATGGTCAATGCTCAAACCGCCGCCAAGTTGATCGGCTTCACGCTGATTGCCGCCGTGCTGTTTGCCTGCGACAGGCAGCCCACCTCGCTTTATGCCGATATTCCGACGGCGATTGTCGCGCTTTCCGCCTACTCGCATAACGCGCCAAATTATCAACCCGTGCCCGATTCGCTGCAATTGCGCTTCAATAAAATACTGCGGCTGCTGCGCCTCAACGTTGTGGTGGAAGGCTGTAATCCACAGCCACAAGCGGAAATTGAAGAGGGCGGCGAACGCATCGACATCCGGCTCGATATGAACAACGCCTGCACACCCGCAACCGGTGAGTTGTTCGACGTCGATATTCACCTCAGCCCGATTCATCCGGACGTGTTTCAACTCGTGGTCGAGGCGCGCGATCTCGACAGCAATGCGCCCGGCCGGATTATCTTCAACAAGAAGATCGATGTCAGGCAATTGCCCGGCTTGTAAGCATGCAACAGATCATGCTGTGTGAAAATATTTAGTTTCGTTGCCGGTGTGAACCTTTTTGGGAGCAAGACGTGCGTATTTTGAAACATGTTCACGCAACCGCCGGAACCCCGACGATCCGGCTCGTTGCAATGAAATCGGATTTATTTGCCGCCGGTGCGTATCATCTAAAGCGCGTTTTAGTCAAGTCCATCGTCCTCAGCGTTGTACTGTCACTCACTGGCGCCGTGACGGTGTTGGCGCAATCTTCTCAGCGCTTTTCTTCATCGCTAAAGCCGGCCTCCTCGTCCTGGGCCAGTAAGACGCTGGCAAAAATGTCATTGCGCGAGAAGCTGGGCCAGCTTTTTATCTACTACCTCGATACCAACTTCAAACCGGAAAGCGATCCGCAGTGGCGGGAAGTTGAAACGTTGGTTACGGAATACCAAATTGGCGGCTTGCATCTTTGGAATGGCGAGCCTTATGCCACCGCGTACATGACGAATCGCCTGCAAACGCTGAGCAAGACGCCGCTGCTGTTTACGGCGGACATGGAGCACGGCGCCGCGCGCTTTCGCGGCACGGATTTCCCAACCAACATGGCGCTTGCCGCCAGCGGCGATACGAGTATCGCATATCAAGTGGGCTGGCATACGGCGCGTGAAGCTCGCGCCCTGGGGCTGGGCATCACGTTCGCGCCTGTGGTCGATATCAACAACAACCCCGCGAATCCCATCATCAATGTGCGCGCGTTTGGCGAGGAGGCGGCAACGGTTTCGCGTTTTGCCGAGGCGTTCATTCGCGGCTGCCATGACGGCGGCTTGCTGGCGACAGCAAAACATTTTCCCGGCCACGGGGACACCGAGCAGGATTCGCATATCGAACTGGCTTATGTCGGCGCCGACAGTGCACGATTGGAGGAACTCGAATTGGCGCCGTTTCGCCGCGCCATGACCGCGGGTGTAGATTTCATAATGACGGCGCACGTCAACGTGCGCGGCGTGAACATGAATCCTTATGCGCCTGCAACGCTCTCGCCCGAAATCATGACAAGGCTGTTGCGCGACCGGCTGAAATTCGAGGGCGTTTTGATTACGGATGCCATGGAAATGTGGGCGATCGAAAAAAACTATACCGAGGCGTTTGCCACCGTGGCTGCGGTCAAAGCCGGGGCGGATATCATTCTTGCACAGAAGCATATTCCGCAGATGATCGAGGAACTCGAGCGGCGCGTGCGCTCCGGCGAGATTTCCAGCGGACAAATCGATCAATCCGTGCTGCGCATGCTGCTGGCCAAATCCCGCCTGAATTTGCAGCAGCAACGCCTGGTAAATTTGGATTCTGTTGCCGCGCGCCTGCGCCGTCCCGAAGCCGTGCAAACGGCTGAAGTTGCCGCTCAACGTGCCATGACGTTATTGAAAAATGAACAGAATGTGCTCCCGCTTAATCGCAGCGGGCGCATCGCGGTTGTGAATATTGGAGACGAGCCGCGCGCAATAACACGAACGCCGTTTGTGCGAGAACTGCGGCGCTTCGTGAACGGTTTGGAAGTTGTGTCGCTGCACCCGCGCAGCTCTTCCGAAGAGATCAAGACCGCGCTTGCGGCGGTGCGTGCGGCAAGCGTACAAGTTCTGCCAATTTATACGGCGCTGCGCGCCTGGAAAGGCGAGGTGGGATTGCCGCGCGCCATGCAGCCGGTGGTTGACTCTTTGCTTGCGACCGGCGTGCCGGCGGCCGTTGTCAGCTTTGGCAATCCTTATTTATATCCCCAGGTCAAAGCAGCGGCAGCTTATCTTGTGGCCTATGATGCGGAAGAATTGTTGAGTCTCGCAGCCGCACGAGCCCTCACCGGCCGTGAGCCGATCACCGGTCGCTTGCCCATCAGCATTCCCGGCTATTTTGAGCGCGGCGCTGGTTTGCAATTATCTGTAAAAATGAACCAACCAGTAGCGCAAGAAATTTCCATGAAGCCGAACTTGCAATATGCTTTTCCAGAAGAAGCCGGGATGGCCGCGGCGGGGCTCGACTCGGCGCGGCTGATGATGCGGCAAGCCGTGCGCGATTCGGTGTTTCCCGGCGCGGTTTTGCTCATTGCGCGCCAAGGAAAAATCGTGATGCACGAGGCGTTCGGCAACCTTGGCTACGGCGAATATGCGCGCCTCGTGCCGTTGCACGCCATTTATGATCTGGCCTCCGTTTCCAAAGTCGTTGCCATGACAACCGCATGCATGTTGCTTTATGAACGCGGCCAGCTCGATCTGGATGAGAAGGTGCAAACCTATCTGCCGGAGTTTACCGGAAAAGACAAGGAAAAAATCACGGTGCGCCATCTGCTGACGCATTGTTCCGGCTTGGTGGCATTTCGATTGTACTATAGAGACTACAAAACCGCCGATGAAATTATCAACGTCATTCTGCGCGAAGAACTGGAATATCCCACCGCAACCAAAACCGTCTACTCCGATCTTGGCGCGATTTTGTTGGGGAAAATTGTTGAACGCATTTCCGGCAAAACGCTTGAGCTTTTTTGCCGTGACGAAATTTTTGCGCCGCTCAAAATGGGGGAGACGTTTTTCAATCCGCCGACGGAATTTCTGCCGCGCATTGCACCGACAGAATTCGATACGTGGACCGAGGGCCGCACAGGCAAATTTTCTCACGGCGTGGTGCACGATGAAAATGCCTACCGGCTCGGCGGCGTCTCAGGCCATGCCGGACTTTTCGGCAGTGCGCGCGATCTTGCCATTTTCTTGCAAATGTTGTTGAATGGCGGCAGCTACGGCGAAACGCAACTGCTTTCGCCGAAAACGATCGAATTGTTTACTTCACGGCAGAATTTGGTGGCAGGCAGCAGCCGCGCTTTGGGGTGGGATACCGCTGATGGCAATAATTCGGCGGGCAAGTTGATGAGTGAGAAAGCATTCGGCCACACCGGTTACACCGGCACATCGGTGTGGGCCGATCCGCAAAGCGGATTGCTGGTCGTGTTGCTCAGCAACCGCGTTCATCCCACGCGCGAGAACCGGCGCATTTTGCCGTTTCGCCCGAAACTGCACGAGGCGGTGGTGAGGGCGATGCGTTAATCGCCGAGGATCAGCGCGGCCTTCAAACCTGGCCGGCCAGTCCCAATTCGCCGGCCACCGCTTTCATCGCTTCCAAACAATTCGCGATGTGCTCGTCCAACGTCAAGCCGAGCAAGGTTGCGCCGCGCGAAATATCATCGCGGCTGACCTGGCGCGCGAAGGCCTTGTCTTTCATTTTTTTCTTAACGGAGCTGACTTCGACGTCGCGCAGGCTTTTGCTCGGGCGCACCAGCGCGACGGCTGTGAGGAAGCCGCACAATTCATCCACAGCGAGAATGGTTTTTTCCATCGGGGTTTCAGGCGTCACACCGGAATAATCGGCATGCGCCAAAATCGCGCGGACAATCGCCTCCGGCTCGCCCCTCTCGCGCAGCAATTTTACGGTTTGATAGGGATGTTCTTCTTTGGAGGGATGTTTCTCATAATCCATGTCGTGTAACAGGCCTACCACTGCCCAGGTTTCCTCGTCCTCGCCGAATTTGCGCGCATAAAAACGCATGGCCGCTTCGACGGCGAGCATGTGTTTGCGCAGGCTTTCGGAGGCTGTCCACTCGCACATCAGTTGATAGGCTTGAGCACGCGTCATCGGTACCTCAATTTAGGATTCTCGCTTAAATAACCTGCCCATATCACAAACCGCGAATGGACGCCAATAAACGCGAATTTTGAAATTAACGAATATTCGCGTTCATTCGCGGTTTAAAAAATGAGTAGGTTACTTAAAAGGCACTCCTTGGGACTTGATCGAAATGTGATAGCCTGATCCTCATGCCGCATTTTTAGCTTTCAAACCGAAAGCGCCGGCCAAGCCGTCGCTGAACGATCTTTCGCTTATTCCACGAGTACAGCCGTGCCGTTGGCAATGACGATCAAGATCGTCTCGCCTACGCCAAAAGCTTCATAATCCAAATCTACACCAACCACGGCATTCGCGCCGAGCTGTGCGGCATTGGCTTGCATATCTTTGAGCGCCAGGCCTCGCGCGGCCACCAAGTTTTTTTCATGCCGGCTCGTCCGCCCACCAACAATGCCGCGAATGCCCTTGAACAAATCATCAACCAGGTGAGAGCCGATGACGGCTTCACCCGTGACAATGCCCAAATATTTGACAATCGTTTTGCCCTGGATGGATTCCGTGGTGGTAATCGTCATCGCGCAATCTCCCAAAGAATTCATATCTGGTATGGTTCAAATCCGCACTATTCTTCTGCCCCGAACGGAGTCGCGACGAATTTCGATCACCGCAAAATCGTTTGCTCGCGGCCGGCGCCAACGGAAATGATCCGAATCGGCGTCTGCGTCAATTTCTCGATGAAGCGCAAATAATCCTGCGCGGCTGCCGGCAATTGCTCAAAGGTGCGCGCCTTGCCGGTCGGTTCGCGCCAGCCCGGCAGGGTCTCGTAAACCGGCTCACAATTCTCCAGGATGCGCATATCCGCCGGGAAATGCGCCAGCTCCCTTCCGCGATGGCGATAGGCGGTGCACACCTGAATTTCGGGCAGGGAATCGAGCACATCCAGCTTGGTCAACGCCCACGCGGCAATGCCGTTGACTTGCACGGCATAGTTCGCCACCAACACATCGAACCAGCCGCAGCGCCTCGGGCGGCCCGTGGTGGCGCCGTATTCTGCGCCCAAGCTGCGTAAATCCACACCGTTCTCTTCCGGAATCTCTGTGGGCAGCGGCCCCATGCCCACCCGCGTCGTATAGGCTTTGATCACGCCCAAGACAGTGTCGATTTTCGTGGGGCCGATACCAAGACCGGTGCAGGCGCCACCGCTCGTCGGACTTGAGGAAGTAACATAAGGATACGTGCCGAAATCGAGATCGAGCAATGTGCCTTGCGCGCCTTCACACAAAACCTTTTGCCCGGTGTCAAT is part of the Cytophagia bacterium CHB2 genome and encodes:
- a CDS encoding DUF2752 domain-containing protein, which codes for MSCQISICRNNVRPELAMRQQLWTSIGFASLLLLSVLALKFAAPLAHLLPRCVMYDLFGLPCPTCGATRAFLACARGDFAAAFAANPLTTLIYASL
- a CDS encoding zinc-ribbon domain-containing protein, translating into MPACKKCQREISTVEAQFCPYCGAPIGDEGLFEFNAQAPPPPAEAAAPVPAFPDAYEPFSPPPRTEAKRPTDWEDRANLGFLRGLSQTLSDATLRPSEFFRRTLPTGNIGSALLFALLVWMTAGLISLFWQSQMMDSFPLLEQLEREFSLEFGREQYGLYVLVLPFWMTLVIFVSAAIFHVCLLLVGSGRSGWEATFRALCYSFGPQLLSVLPVCGGIIAMFWQLSIVLTGWREFHQSSTPRVALAAFLPLILCCGFASYFLFRFADVLSNLNLPQ
- a CDS encoding response regulator; protein product: MKTILVVEDEKNLRTLYSQELEALGYQVIATADGRAAREQTRNRQVDLAIVDIKLNGENGLEVVRDLMQENRNLKIILNSAYSTYMSDFTSWSADAYLVKSSDLSQLKTKVRELTAQENGHYVV
- a CDS encoding beta-N-acetylglucosaminidase is translated as MRILKHVHATAGTPTIRLVAMKSDLFAAGAYHLKRVLVKSIVLSVVLSLTGAVTVLAQSSQRFSSSLKPASSSWASKTLAKMSLREKLGQLFIYYLDTNFKPESDPQWREVETLVTEYQIGGLHLWNGEPYATAYMTNRLQTLSKTPLLFTADMEHGAARFRGTDFPTNMALAASGDTSIAYQVGWHTAREARALGLGITFAPVVDINNNPANPIINVRAFGEEAATVSRFAEAFIRGCHDGGLLATAKHFPGHGDTEQDSHIELAYVGADSARLEELELAPFRRAMTAGVDFIMTAHVNVRGVNMNPYAPATLSPEIMTRLLRDRLKFEGVLITDAMEMWAIEKNYTEAFATVAAVKAGADIILAQKHIPQMIEELERRVRSGEISSGQIDQSVLRMLLAKSRLNLQQQRLVNLDSVAARLRRPEAVQTAEVAAQRAMTLLKNEQNVLPLNRSGRIAVVNIGDEPRAITRTPFVRELRRFVNGLEVVSLHPRSSSEEIKTALAAVRAASVQVLPIYTALRAWKGEVGLPRAMQPVVDSLLATGVPAAVVSFGNPYLYPQVKAAAAYLVAYDAEELLSLAAARALTGREPITGRLPISIPGYFERGAGLQLSVKMNQPVAQEISMKPNLQYAFPEEAGMAAAGLDSARLMMRQAVRDSVFPGAVLLIARQGKIVMHEAFGNLGYGEYARLVPLHAIYDLASVSKVVAMTTACMLLYERGQLDLDEKVQTYLPEFTGKDKEKITVRHLLTHCSGLVAFRLYYRDYKTADEIINVILREELEYPTATKTVYSDLGAILLGKIVERISGKTLELFCRDEIFAPLKMGETFFNPPTEFLPRIAPTEFDTWTEGRTGKFSHGVVHDENAYRLGGVSGHAGLFGSARDLAIFLQMLLNGGSYGETQLLSPKTIELFTSRQNLVAGSSRALGWDTADGNNSAGKLMSEKAFGHTGYTGTSVWADPQSGLLVVLLSNRVHPTRENRRILPFRPKLHEAVVRAMR
- a CDS encoding HDIG domain-containing protein, yielding MTRAQAYQLMCEWTASESLRKHMLAVEAAMRFYARKFGEDEETWAVVGLLHDMDYEKHPSKEEHPYQTVKLLRERGEPEAIVRAILAHADYSGVTPETPMEKTILAVDELCGFLTAVALVRPSKSLRDVEVSSVKKKMKDKAFARQVSRDDISRGATLLGLTLDEHIANCLEAMKAVAGELGLAGQV
- a CDS encoding heavy metal-binding domain-containing protein, which gives rise to MTITTTESIQGKTIVKYLGIVTGEAVIGSHLVDDLFKGIRGIVGGRTSRHEKNLVAARGLALKDMQANAAQLGANAVVGVDLDYEAFGVGETILIVIANGTAVLVE
- a CDS encoding adenylosuccinate synthase, which produces MSVQIVIGAQWGDEGKGKIIDLLSENVDVVARYQGGANAGHTVVLGDEKFVLHLIPSGILHEHTVCLLGNGVVIDPVAFLDEVKLLKQRGVAVQGRLFISHRAHLVMPYHKLLDQSRESANGHEKIGTTGRGIGPAYVDKAHRMGIRVVDLLDEEVLRRKIEQNLQEKNAILSALYDENPLDPEDILRAYQDFDEQLDPFITDVSRHLNHAIDTGQKVLCEGAQGTLLDLDFGTYPYVTSSSPTSGGACTGLGIGPTKIDTVLGVIKAYTTRVGMGPLPTEIPEENGVDLRSLGAEYGATTGRPRRCGWFDVLVANYAVQVNGIAAWALTKLDVLDSLPEIQVCTAYRHRGRELAHFPADMRILENCEPVYETLPGWREPTGKARTFEQLPAAAQDYLRFIEKLTQTPIRIISVGAGREQTILR